In the Burkholderia cenocepacia genome, one interval contains:
- a CDS encoding TetR/AcrR family transcriptional regulator: MTNDASSNSRERILAAATRLAQTHGYGGLNYRDLASEVGIKAASIYHHFESKADLGAAVARRYWEDSAAALDDMLANSRDPLDCLRRYPDTFRKALETGNRLCLCSFMAAETDDLPEVVMKEVLAFADVNVAWLSKALSAAAVVGARESKQRARAIFAAIAGAQLIARSRADLSLYDALIDNYRKAGLLPA; the protein is encoded by the coding sequence GTGACGAACGATGCGAGCTCGAACTCGAGAGAAAGAATCCTGGCGGCCGCCACGAGGCTCGCGCAGACGCACGGCTACGGCGGGTTGAACTATCGGGATCTCGCCAGCGAGGTGGGGATCAAGGCCGCGAGCATCTACCACCACTTCGAAAGCAAGGCCGATCTTGGCGCAGCGGTAGCGAGGCGTTATTGGGAAGACTCGGCGGCGGCGCTGGACGACATGCTGGCCAACTCGCGCGATCCGCTGGATTGCCTGCGTCGCTATCCGGATACCTTCCGCAAGGCGCTCGAGACCGGCAACCGCCTGTGCCTTTGCAGCTTCATGGCCGCCGAAACCGACGATCTGCCGGAAGTCGTGATGAAAGAAGTCCTGGCCTTCGCCGACGTGAATGTCGCGTGGCTGAGCAAGGCTCTGTCCGCGGCGGCCGTGGTCGGCGCCCGGGAGAGCAAACAGCGGGCGCGGGCCATCTTCGCGGCCATCGCCGGCGCGCAGCTCATCGCGCGGAGTCGCGCCGATCTCTCGCTCTATGACGCGCTGATCGACAATTATCGTAAAGCGGGGCTGTTGCCTGCGTAG
- a CDS encoding glutathione S-transferase gives MTSSNVDFDAARLPLMKIHDFPTGPYPTRVRIALAEKGLQSRVEFVMVDLYKGEHKKPEFIAGKNYSGTLPVLELDDGTCIAECTAITEYLDALDGVPTLTGSTPREKGIIHMMSKRAELELLDAISVYFHHGTPGLGPDVETYQNPEWGFRQRDKALKGMRYFDAILQSQPYVAGEAFSMADITVIGGLIFAMLVKLPVPEECEALRAWYARMRQRESVRNQPVFANLT, from the coding sequence ATGACTTCCAGCAACGTCGATTTCGATGCAGCCCGACTGCCCCTGATGAAGATCCACGATTTCCCGACAGGGCCCTATCCGACCCGCGTGCGTATCGCGCTGGCCGAAAAAGGGCTGCAATCGCGCGTCGAGTTCGTGATGGTCGATCTTTACAAGGGCGAGCACAAAAAGCCCGAGTTCATCGCCGGCAAGAATTATTCGGGTACGTTGCCGGTGTTGGAGCTCGATGATGGCACCTGTATCGCCGAGTGCACGGCCATTACCGAATACCTCGACGCGCTCGACGGCGTGCCCACGCTCACCGGCAGCACGCCACGCGAAAAGGGCATCATCCACATGATGAGCAAGCGCGCCGAGCTCGAGCTGCTCGATGCCATCAGCGTCTATTTCCATCACGGCACGCCGGGGCTGGGCCCCGACGTCGAGACGTATCAAAACCCGGAGTGGGGGTTCCGCCAACGCGACAAGGCGCTGAAGGGCATGCGCTACTTCGATGCCATTCTGCAAAGCCAGCCGTATGTCGCGGGCGAGGCGTTCTCGATGGCCGACATCACCGTCATCGGCGGTCTGATCTTTGCGATGCTCGTGAAGCTGCCGGTGCCCGAGGAGTGCGAGGCGCTTCGAGCCTGGTACGCGAGAATGCGCCAGCGTGAGAGCGTCAGGAACCAGCCGGTGTTTGCCAACCTGACTTGA
- a CDS encoding cation:proton antiporter, which translates to MGWLAHDVLAPQQPFWPFVLFCGVALSVSAVPVMARIVTDLNLTRHAGAASALSAAMVGDLLGWGALSLLVCLSHNAAGWRALAVNVVLLAAYVALLVIAAKGVLLRVVGRSLAQGWSRDTVAILVASVLVSGWITSQLGFHSAFGALLIGMLLRDVPSVREQFDRLLGGFLHTILMPIFFACAGLNLQFFDVTAHAQWLWLLAFIVVGFAGKYLGVFAGARLTGHTSGDATVIATLMNARGLMELVFLSIGLQLRILPQNVYTMLVIFALFTTAITAPLLRHHLRPVAGGATESV; encoded by the coding sequence GTGGGCTGGCTCGCCCACGACGTCCTGGCGCCGCAGCAGCCGTTCTGGCCGTTCGTGTTGTTCTGCGGCGTGGCGCTGTCGGTATCGGCCGTACCGGTGATGGCGCGCATCGTGACCGACCTGAATCTCACGCGGCATGCCGGCGCCGCGTCGGCGCTGTCGGCGGCGATGGTCGGCGACCTGCTCGGCTGGGGCGCGCTCTCGCTGCTCGTCTGCCTGTCGCACAACGCCGCCGGATGGCGCGCCCTCGCCGTCAACGTCGTGCTGCTCGCCGCCTACGTGGCGCTACTCGTGATCGCGGCCAAGGGTGTGCTGCTGCGCGTGGTCGGGCGCTCGCTTGCGCAGGGCTGGTCGCGCGACACGGTGGCGATCCTGGTCGCCTCGGTGCTGGTGTCGGGGTGGATCACCTCGCAGCTCGGTTTCCATAGCGCGTTCGGCGCGCTGCTGATCGGCATGCTGCTGCGCGACGTACCGAGCGTGCGCGAGCAGTTCGACCGCCTGCTGGGCGGCTTCCTGCATACCATCCTGATGCCGATCTTCTTCGCCTGCGCGGGCCTGAACCTGCAGTTCTTCGACGTCACCGCCCATGCGCAATGGCTCTGGCTGCTGGCCTTCATCGTGGTCGGCTTCGCGGGAAAATACCTGGGCGTGTTCGCCGGCGCGCGACTGACGGGACACACGAGCGGCGACGCGACGGTGATCGCCACGCTGATGAACGCGCGCGGCCTGATGGAACTGGTCTTCCTGTCGATCGGGCTGCAACTGCGCATCCTGCCGCAGAACGTCTACACGATGCTGGTGATCTTCGCGCTGTTCACCACCGCGATCACCGCGCCGCTGTTGCGCCACCACCTGCGCCCGGTGGCGGGCGGCGCGACGGAATCGGTGTAG
- a CDS encoding cation:proton antiporter, protein MWLIQVALVVLVCNGCGAIAERLGQCKVIGEIAGGILLGPLALGVVTPSLYHELFTPDNTSAISRIGEIGLALLMFEIGLDVRLPAQRALLGPVLIAVPGMLLPFGGG, encoded by the coding sequence ATGTGGCTGATACAAGTGGCGCTCGTCGTTCTGGTCTGTAACGGCTGCGGTGCGATCGCGGAGCGGCTCGGGCAATGCAAGGTGATCGGCGAGATCGCCGGCGGCATCCTGCTCGGCCCGCTCGCGCTCGGCGTCGTCACGCCGTCGCTCTATCACGAGCTGTTCACGCCCGACAACACCTCGGCGATCAGTCGTATCGGCGAGATCGGCCTCGCGTTGCTGATGTTCGAGATCGGCCTCGACGTGCGCCTGCCGGCGCAACGCGCGCTGCTCGGCCCGGTGCTGATCGCCGTGCCGGGCATGCTGCTGCCGTTCGGCGGGGGCTGA
- a CDS encoding acyl-CoA dehydrogenase family protein: protein MSSPYPDESYRGLAAELRERLQACLLPEADGAEARGHLPRAIWPALAAEGWLDLPLAGEGFVRSAVFLEELGRLGYAGVRASIGVHAFMAASYLAWFGDDAQRERYLARMRDGTAVAALAITEDQAGSDLSDLQCSAAASGDGWRVNGTKRFVSNGSQATLIVALVRSNARRHALGGCSLLVVDAEAPGVTRTPLNLLGWRSADVCDIRFEDVAVPRENTLGKPDKAFTYLMRCLDFERMVAGMLALGGAGCSIRLMNRFVRQRVVRGAPLSANQTIRHELVELIAELRLLRHFAYQLVQQYVGGRLGSGDASILKLRSTELAKRAAHLCAQFHGARGYLSESDVARLYRDATAGTIAAGASELVREIIFDSVDSEALLD, encoded by the coding sequence ATGTCCAGTCCCTATCCGGACGAGTCGTATCGCGGCCTCGCGGCCGAGCTGCGCGAGCGCCTGCAGGCCTGCCTGCTGCCCGAAGCCGACGGCGCCGAGGCGCGCGGCCATCTTCCGCGCGCCATCTGGCCGGCGCTGGCCGCCGAGGGCTGGCTGGACCTGCCGCTGGCGGGCGAAGGCTTCGTGCGCAGCGCCGTGTTCCTGGAGGAGCTGGGACGCCTCGGGTATGCGGGCGTGCGCGCCTCGATCGGCGTGCATGCGTTCATGGCGGCGTCCTACCTCGCCTGGTTCGGCGACGACGCCCAGCGCGAACGCTATCTGGCGAGGATGCGCGACGGCACGGCCGTGGCGGCGCTCGCCATCACCGAGGATCAGGCCGGCAGCGACCTGAGCGACCTGCAATGCAGCGCCGCGGCGAGCGGCGACGGCTGGCGCGTGAACGGCACGAAACGCTTCGTCTCCAACGGCTCGCAGGCCACGCTGATCGTCGCGCTGGTCCGCAGCAACGCGCGGCGCCACGCGCTGGGCGGTTGCAGCCTGCTGGTCGTGGATGCCGAGGCGCCCGGCGTCACGCGCACGCCGCTGAACCTGCTGGGCTGGCGCAGCGCCGATGTCTGCGACATCCGCTTCGAGGACGTCGCGGTGCCGCGCGAGAACACGCTCGGCAAGCCCGACAAGGCGTTCACCTACCTGATGCGATGCCTCGACTTCGAGCGCATGGTGGCAGGCATGCTCGCGCTCGGTGGCGCGGGATGCAGCATCCGGCTGATGAATCGCTTCGTGCGCCAGCGCGTGGTGCGCGGCGCGCCGCTGAGCGCGAACCAGACGATCCGGCACGAACTGGTCGAATTGATCGCCGAATTGCGGCTGTTGCGCCATTTCGCTTATCAGCTGGTGCAGCAATACGTGGGCGGCAGGCTCGGCAGCGGCGACGCGTCGATCCTGAAGCTGCGCAGCACCGAGCTGGCGAAGCGAGCGGCGCATCTGTGCGCGCAATTTCACGGCGCGCGCGGCTACCTGTCGGAATCCGATGTCGCGCGGCTCTATCGCGACGCGACCGCCGGCACGATCGCCGCCGGCGCCAGCGAACTGGTGCGCGAAATCATCTTCGACAGCGTCGATTCGGAAGCGCTGCTCGACTGA
- a CDS encoding YbaK/EbsC family protein yields the protein MSLSKRAQYFQDLLADRGLQMEVLELPASTRTADDAARTLGCQKAQIVKSLVFRSLADNRPVVVLASGPNRVNEAAISELIGAQIVKGDADFVKETTGFAIGGVPPFGHREEVALLVDEDLLQFDELWAAAGTPSAVFKIAGRFTDVLPAHRVVSVK from the coding sequence ATGAGCCTGAGCAAACGCGCCCAATATTTCCAGGATCTGCTGGCGGATCGCGGCCTGCAGATGGAAGTCCTCGAACTGCCCGCCTCCACGCGCACCGCCGACGACGCCGCGCGCACGCTCGGCTGCCAGAAGGCGCAGATCGTCAAGTCGCTGGTATTTCGCTCGCTGGCCGACAACCGGCCGGTGGTGGTGCTCGCCAGCGGGCCGAATCGCGTGAACGAGGCGGCGATTTCCGAATTGATAGGCGCGCAGATCGTCAAGGGCGATGCCGACTTCGTGAAGGAAACCACCGGCTTCGCGATCGGCGGCGTGCCGCCGTTCGGCCACCGGGAGGAAGTTGCGCTGCTGGTGGACGAGGACCTGCTCCAGTTCGACGAACTGTGGGCGGCGGCCGGTACGCCGAGCGCGGTGTTCAAGATCGCCGGCCGCTTCACCGACGTGCTGCCCGCGCATCGCGTGGTCTCGGTGAAGTAA
- a CDS encoding amino acid adenylation domain-containing protein, whose product MKSLRCDEAAWSLHERINQTSVPYPDDASIGELFDRAVARRPEAAAVITASRICTYRELDDCANALAWRLIDEGVRPGDVVALVLPRGVDLVAALLAIVKAGAAYLPLDAAWPAQRIAHLLEQTGCRHALYGAAGPAPAALGACRALPVSVDTLREQGQREAPHGRATAASIAYINFTSGSTGQPKGVPIEHRSVARLVFGARYARLDTESRVLQMAPVTFDAATFEIWGPLLNGGACVVYEDGFVRASRLRDLIERHRINLLFLTTALFNALVDEAPATLANVETVLTGGEAHSLRHMNEALRRYGADRIVSVYGPTECTTFTTWYPVREIGPDETMLPIGLPIQNTRLYVVDQGALCRAGEPGEICVAGPGLTPGYLGMPEITRERFVEYEIAGRRERLYHTGDIGYLREDGVLVFKGRLDDQVKINGFRIEFGEIAFHLQNRPEVRRSYVTVHDNGIEKRLVAFVVPRSEGSGAEQIRAALAEVLPAYMVPAQIHLCDELPISANGKIDHRHLKQTLE is encoded by the coding sequence ATGAAATCGCTTCGCTGCGATGAAGCCGCATGGTCGCTTCACGAGCGGATCAACCAGACGTCCGTGCCCTACCCTGACGACGCGAGCATCGGCGAGTTGTTCGACCGCGCCGTGGCGCGCCGGCCGGAGGCGGCAGCCGTGATCACGGCGAGCCGGATCTGCACCTATCGTGAGCTGGACGACTGCGCCAATGCGCTGGCCTGGCGCCTGATCGACGAGGGCGTGCGCCCCGGCGACGTGGTCGCGCTGGTTCTGCCGCGCGGCGTGGATCTGGTGGCCGCCTTGCTGGCGATCGTCAAGGCCGGCGCGGCCTACCTGCCGCTCGACGCGGCCTGGCCCGCCCAGCGCATCGCGCACCTGCTCGAGCAGACCGGCTGCCGCCATGCGTTGTACGGCGCGGCCGGCCCGGCGCCCGCGGCGCTCGGCGCGTGTCGCGCGCTGCCGGTGTCGGTCGACACGCTCCGCGAGCAAGGCCAACGCGAAGCGCCCCACGGGCGCGCGACGGCGGCCTCGATCGCCTACATCAACTTCACGTCGGGCTCCACCGGTCAGCCCAAGGGTGTGCCGATCGAGCATCGAAGCGTCGCGCGGCTGGTCTTCGGCGCGCGTTATGCGCGGCTCGACACGGAAAGCCGCGTGCTGCAGATGGCGCCGGTCACGTTCGATGCCGCGACCTTCGAGATCTGGGGACCGCTGCTCAATGGCGGCGCGTGCGTCGTCTACGAAGACGGCTTCGTGCGCGCGTCGCGCCTGCGCGACCTGATCGAGCGCCACCGGATCAACCTGCTGTTCCTGACCACCGCGCTGTTCAACGCGCTCGTCGACGAAGCGCCGGCGACGCTCGCGAACGTCGAGACGGTGCTGACCGGCGGCGAGGCCCACTCGCTGCGCCATATGAACGAGGCACTGCGCCGCTACGGCGCGGACCGGATCGTCAGCGTCTACGGTCCGACCGAATGCACGACCTTCACGACCTGGTATCCGGTGCGCGAGATCGGCCCCGACGAAACCATGCTGCCGATCGGCCTGCCGATCCAGAACACGCGCCTCTATGTCGTCGACCAGGGTGCGCTGTGCCGCGCCGGCGAGCCCGGCGAGATCTGCGTCGCGGGGCCGGGCCTGACGCCCGGCTACCTCGGCATGCCGGAGATCACCCGCGAGCGCTTCGTCGAATACGAGATCGCGGGGCGACGCGAGCGGCTCTACCACACCGGCGATATCGGCTACCTGCGCGAGGACGGCGTGCTGGTGTTCAAGGGGCGCCTGGACGACCAGGTCAAGATCAACGGCTTCCGGATCGAATTCGGCGAGATCGCGTTCCATCTGCAGAACCGGCCCGAAGTGCGGCGCAGCTATGTGACCGTGCATGACAACGGCATCGAGAAGCGGCTGGTGGCGTTCGTCGTGCCCAGGAGCGAAGGCAGCGGGGCCGAGCAGATTCGCGCCGCGCTGGCCGAAGTCCTGCCCGCGTACATGGTGCCGGCACAAATCCATCTTTGCGACGAACTGCCGATCTCGGCCAACGGCAAGATCGATCATCGACATCTGAAACAGACACTGGAGTGA
- a CDS encoding thioesterase II family protein — MAAPRLRLICFAYAGGSADLFRNWVEHLAPDVELVAVRLPGRGMRLREPLYGEWPALVEDCASALAPYLGEPHALFGHSFGGRLAYEIAQRMRPVLPPGTCRGLFIGGCRSPDSPQARPYLHELPEPAFRAALRTMGGTPTEVLEDERLMSLMLPIMRADMRLAELWGNWHRTPLDVPLHVYYGHADPIDSEASVAGWRGFTTSGCELVGFDGAHFFLDSHREPLLAHMATRLRS, encoded by the coding sequence GTGGCCGCTCCCCGGCTGCGGTTGATCTGTTTCGCGTATGCGGGCGGCAGCGCCGACCTGTTCCGCAACTGGGTCGAGCACCTCGCCCCGGATGTCGAACTGGTGGCGGTGCGCCTGCCCGGCCGCGGCATGCGCCTGCGCGAGCCGCTGTACGGCGAGTGGCCCGCGCTCGTCGAGGATTGCGCGAGCGCGCTCGCGCCGTATCTCGGCGAGCCGCACGCGCTGTTCGGGCACAGCTTCGGCGGCCGTCTCGCCTACGAGATCGCGCAGCGGATGCGCCCGGTGCTGCCGCCGGGCACCTGCCGGGGGCTGTTCATCGGCGGTTGCCGCAGCCCCGACAGTCCGCAGGCGCGGCCTTACCTGCACGAACTGCCGGAGCCCGCGTTCCGCGCCGCGTTGCGCACCATGGGCGGCACGCCGACCGAGGTGCTCGAGGATGAACGGCTGATGAGCCTGATGCTGCCGATCATGCGCGCCGACATGCGGCTCGCGGAGCTGTGGGGCAACTGGCACCGCACGCCGCTCGACGTGCCGCTCCATGTCTACTACGGCCACGCCGATCCGATCGACAGCGAGGCCAGCGTGGCCGGCTGGCGCGGCTTCACTACATCCGGATGCGAGCTGGTCGGGTTCGACGGCGCGCATTTCTTTCTCGATAGCCATCGCGAGCCGTTGCTTGCGCACATGGCTACTCGTTTGAGGAGCTAG
- a CDS encoding phosphopantetheine-binding protein — MSNRNDITDIEAWLVEACGALGLRVENADSDFFAAGGTSITAVKLLSRVEERFGEDALTPEALFEHSRLSDIASHIAQHSETRTS; from the coding sequence ATGAGCAATCGCAACGATATCACCGACATCGAGGCGTGGCTGGTCGAGGCCTGCGGTGCATTGGGCCTGCGGGTCGAGAACGCCGACAGCGACTTCTTCGCGGCGGGCGGCACCTCCATCACCGCGGTCAAGCTGCTTTCGCGCGTGGAGGAGCGCTTCGGCGAGGATGCGCTGACCCCGGAGGCGCTGTTCGAGCACAGCCGCCTGTCCGACATCGCGAGCCACATCGCGCAACACAGCGAAACGCGCACCTCGTGA
- a CDS encoding chlorinating enzyme, with amino-acid sequence MNNTIEVRSTRFALSQEELADFHRNGYIGPFDLYPSDQMEANLQALRPKLLNTKKAIYSQEKSISGVTNLANYDRHLDIDFLASHITRPEITDRVASILGPDVLCWRSEFFPKYPGDEGTDWHQADNFSNVAGSKHPQIVWPEDAQFGGTITVWSAFTDATIENGCLQFIPGTHRTMNYDESKVMEYREDAINNREKQGVRRGFFGYDYRQLQKDPNWSPDESQAKSMVMRQGQFIIFWSTLMHASHPHSGLTDKMRLGFAARYLPNSVRVYPYSNTLEEFGGSASLDKFGCVQVAGQDAFGHNRFVTENVNGFRFQAN; translated from the coding sequence ATGAACAATACTATCGAGGTACGTAGTACCAGGTTTGCTTTGAGCCAGGAAGAATTGGCAGATTTTCATCGCAACGGCTATATCGGGCCGTTCGATCTTTACCCCAGCGACCAGATGGAAGCCAACCTTCAGGCGCTGCGCCCCAAGCTGCTGAACACCAAAAAGGCCATCTACAGCCAGGAAAAATCGATTTCCGGCGTCACCAATCTGGCCAATTACGATCGCCATCTCGATATCGACTTCCTGGCCTCGCACATCACGCGCCCGGAAATCACCGACCGGGTCGCGAGCATCCTCGGCCCGGACGTACTGTGCTGGCGCTCGGAGTTCTTCCCGAAGTATCCGGGCGACGAGGGCACGGACTGGCATCAGGCCGACAACTTCTCCAACGTGGCCGGCTCCAAGCACCCGCAGATCGTGTGGCCGGAGGATGCGCAATTCGGCGGCACCATCACGGTCTGGTCGGCGTTTACCGACGCCACCATCGAGAACGGCTGCCTGCAGTTCATTCCCGGCACGCATCGCACCATGAACTACGACGAATCGAAGGTCATGGAGTATCGCGAGGACGCCATCAACAACCGGGAAAAACAGGGCGTGCGCCGCGGCTTCTTCGGCTACGACTACCGACAGTTGCAGAAGGACCCGAACTGGAGCCCGGACGAGAGCCAGGCCAAGTCGATGGTCATGCGCCAGGGCCAGTTCATCATCTTCTGGTCGACGCTCATGCACGCGTCGCATCCGCACAGCGGGCTGACCGACAAGATGCGGCTGGGCTTCGCCGCGCGCTATCTGCCCAACTCGGTGCGCGTCTATCCGTATTCCAACACGCTGGAAGAATTCGGCGGCAGCGCCAGTCTCGACAAGTTCGGCTGCGTGCAGGTCGCGGGCCAGGACGCCTTCGGTCACAACCGTTTCGTCACCGAGAACGTCAACGGCTTCCGTTTCCAGGCCAACTAA
- a CDS encoding branched-chain amino acid ABC transporter substrate-binding protein: MKRAHLSSALKLSLNATIAVLALAAATAASADPVVVKIGSVEPLTGGIAHLGKDNENGARLAVEEINAKGLTIGGHSVTLQLDAQDDAADPRTATQVAQKLVDDKVVAVVGHLNSGTSIPASKIYSEAGITQISPSSTNPVYTQQGFKTTFRVVATDAQQGPALANYAKKLGNIHRVAIVDDSTAYGQGLANEFEKRAKELGITVLSHDATSDKAIDFRSVLTKIKGETPDAIMYGGSDSTGGPFAKQAKQLGLRARVFTGDGVCTESLANLAGDATENVVCSQAGAAIQTMPGGEAFQAKYKKRFGQVVEYDAPFAYDAVYIIVDAMKRAKSTDPAKILAQMPPTDYHGVIGETQFDSHGDLAHGVISLYVYKAGKKTFLDQVKM, encoded by the coding sequence TTGAAACGAGCACATTTATCCAGCGCACTCAAGCTTTCGCTGAACGCCACGATTGCGGTGTTGGCGCTTGCCGCCGCGACGGCAGCGAGTGCAGACCCGGTCGTCGTGAAGATCGGCAGCGTCGAGCCGTTGACCGGCGGGATCGCGCATCTTGGTAAAGACAACGAAAACGGCGCGCGCCTCGCGGTGGAGGAAATCAACGCGAAAGGCCTGACGATCGGCGGGCACTCCGTCACGTTGCAGCTCGACGCCCAGGATGACGCAGCCGATCCGCGCACGGCCACGCAAGTGGCCCAGAAGCTCGTCGACGACAAGGTGGTGGCCGTGGTCGGTCACCTGAACTCGGGTACGTCGATCCCGGCCTCGAAGATCTACAGCGAAGCCGGCATCACGCAGATCTCCCCGTCCTCGACCAATCCGGTCTACACGCAGCAGGGCTTCAAGACCACCTTCCGGGTCGTGGCCACCGACGCGCAGCAAGGCCCGGCGCTGGCGAACTATGCGAAGAAGCTGGGCAACATCCATCGTGTGGCGATCGTCGACGATTCGACCGCCTACGGCCAGGGCCTGGCGAACGAATTCGAGAAGCGCGCGAAGGAACTGGGCATCACCGTGCTGTCGCACGATGCCACCAGCGACAAGGCCATCGACTTCCGCTCGGTACTCACCAAAATCAAGGGCGAGACGCCTGACGCGATCATGTACGGCGGCTCGGATTCGACCGGCGGCCCGTTCGCCAAGCAAGCCAAGCAGCTCGGCCTGCGCGCACGCGTCTTCACGGGCGATGGCGTCTGCACGGAATCGTTGGCCAATCTCGCCGGCGATGCGACCGAGAACGTGGTGTGCTCGCAGGCCGGCGCGGCGATCCAGACGATGCCGGGCGGCGAGGCGTTCCAGGCGAAATACAAGAAGCGCTTCGGACAGGTAGTCGAATACGACGCGCCGTTCGCCTATGACGCCGTGTACATCATCGTCGATGCGATGAAGCGGGCGAAATCCACCGACCCCGCCAAGATCCTCGCGCAGATGCCGCCGACCGACTATCACGGCGTGATCGGTGAAACCCAGTTCGATTCGCATGGCGATCTCGCGCATGGCGTGATCTCGCTGTACGTCTACAAGGCGGGCAAGAAGACGTTCCTCGATCAGGTGAAGATGTAA
- a CDS encoding GntR family transcriptional regulator, with protein MRPPNTLVAEAIREDILRGELPPGTPLIQENLSVRYGVSRIPIREALVRLEADGLARQEGKRGLTVAPLHATEAEDLWMMRSRLEPLALEMAFPFLTKSVLGEAEDLIDKVEHLGNDPAKQSQANWLFHRTLYEKGNRRRLLVTLDGLHLQAERYLRFQYDVMSHSRDSRTEHMAILDALRARDLETACQGLVRHIEDAGRKLVTALRNVPIAEA; from the coding sequence TTGCGACCCCCAAACACGCTGGTCGCGGAAGCGATTCGCGAGGACATCCTGCGGGGAGAATTGCCGCCTGGAACGCCGCTGATCCAGGAGAACCTCTCGGTCAGATATGGTGTGAGCCGGATTCCGATCCGGGAGGCGCTGGTGCGCCTGGAAGCCGACGGGCTCGCCCGGCAGGAGGGCAAGCGCGGCCTGACGGTGGCGCCGCTGCATGCCACCGAGGCCGAGGACTTGTGGATGATGCGATCGCGCCTGGAGCCGCTCGCGCTCGAAATGGCGTTTCCGTTCCTGACCAAGAGCGTGCTGGGCGAAGCCGAGGACCTGATCGACAAGGTCGAACACCTCGGCAACGACCCCGCGAAACAGAGCCAGGCGAACTGGCTGTTCCACCGCACGCTTTACGAGAAGGGCAACCGCCGGCGCCTGCTGGTCACGCTCGACGGGCTGCATTTGCAGGCGGAAAGGTACTTGCGGTTCCAGTACGACGTGATGAGCCACAGCCGCGACAGCCGCACCGAGCACATGGCCATCCTCGATGCGCTGCGTGCCCGCGACCTGGAGACGGCCTGCCAGGGCCTCGTGCGGCACATCGAGGACGCCGGGCGCAAGCTGGTCACGGCGTTGCGCAACGTGCCCATCGCGGAGGCGTAG